GGTCATGGCATGTCCGAAAAGCGTGAGCGCCCCGTGCCATCCTCTCTTGTCGTCTTTGTCCGCGCCCATAGTCGCAGATGGGCGTTCTGGAAAGAGGCGGGTTAGCCGGCATCCACCTGTTTCGGGCCGAAGCGATCGATCGCCTCGAACAGGCGTGTGAGCGCGATCCGTTCCTCCGCGTGGATTTCCGGGCGCCAGACTTCGAACAGCAGGATGACGCGGGTGTCATTGCCCCGGTTCCAGGCCTCATGTTCGATGCTGTCGTCGAAGATCAGCATTTCGCCCGGCGCCCAGGCGCGGGTCTCTGCACCGACCCGCAGCGCGCAATTGTCGGCCACGATCAGCGGCAGGTGGCAGATCAGCCGGGTGTTGAGCATGCCATGGTGCGGCTGGATATGGGTGCCGGGCTTGAGCAGCGACCAGAGCGCCATGGGGGAGCGGCCGGCGATCACCGGGCGATCTGCATGGTCGAGCGCGGCCATGACGGCGGGGCAACGAGCCGCATGATCGGTGACGATCTCGCCTTCCTGCCAGAAATAATAGGCGCCCCAGGACGGGTCGTCACGCAGCGGGTTGTTGGGTGCCGGCCGATCGGCCGAGGTCTGGACATAGGGCGCGAAATCGGACGCACCGGCGCGGACGTCGGCCAGTTCCACGATGATGGCGTCGGTTGCAGCCTCGACAGCCGGGACCCACGCAAATTCGCTGCGCTCGTAAAAGGCACGCTGCGGCAGGCCGGGGAAATAGAACATGCTGGGCTGTTGCAGATAGAGCTCGCTCTTGCCCAGCAGCAGGTCGGTCGCCTGGGTGATCCGGGGCAGGGCGGGCAGATCTGCGATCGCGGCGCTCAGATGATCCTCGAACT
The sequence above is drawn from the Sphingobium sp. AP49 genome and encodes:
- a CDS encoding aspartyl/asparaginyl beta-hydroxylase domain-containing protein gives rise to the protein MTDRAREQTLQDAAIAALRRGDAAVARATLDEMADPPAMLLAQACNRLGDLDGEQAALHRILQQDMRNLPAMLAMGQNLIRRGDERGASIWFRGALAQAAATGAPPALQPLLQQAQASIAQSGRKFEDHLSAAIADLPALPRITQATDLLLGKSELYLQQPSMFYFPGLPQRAFYERSEFAWVPAVEAATDAIIVELADVRAGASDFAPYVQTSADRPAPNNPLRDDPSWGAYYFWQEGEIVTDHAARCPAVMAALDHADRPVIAGRSPMALWSLLKPGTHIQPHHGMLNTRLICHLPLIVADNCALRVGAETRAWAPGEMLIFDDSIEHEAWNRGNDTRVILLFEVWRPEIHAEERIALTRLFEAIDRFGPKQVDAG